One genomic window of Polynucleobacter sp. HIN11 includes the following:
- a CDS encoding ABC-type transport auxiliary lipoprotein family protein produces MSFALRRLTRVLVLLTGISILAACAPTRPNLETSTWLIDPKRTGEPRKPNTDFWLKVGPVSVNGPFDSKSMVYRLADQRYEKDFYNGYISSPAEMVGNATRQWISDANIFKATVNQSNTFFPYYTLQVNVTEFYGDYRNQAEAVVSIEFYLVVLSSGSQNPILMNSRYTQRVPLKDNRPNTLANGLQQAFATILQRFEADLDAGTKNLPKPLVQMKSINQ; encoded by the coding sequence ATGAGCTTTGCATTACGTCGCCTCACGCGAGTCTTGGTCCTGTTGACTGGCATTTCTATCTTGGCGGCTTGCGCCCCCACCCGACCCAATCTTGAAACTAGCACTTGGTTGATTGATCCAAAGCGAACTGGGGAGCCCCGTAAACCCAATACCGATTTTTGGTTAAAGGTTGGGCCAGTATCGGTCAATGGACCATTTGATAGTAAATCCATGGTTTATCGCTTGGCCGATCAGCGCTATGAGAAGGATTTCTATAACGGCTATATTTCCAGTCCAGCGGAGATGGTTGGTAATGCGACGCGTCAGTGGATCAGTGACGCCAATATTTTTAAAGCAACTGTTAATCAAAGTAACACCTTCTTTCCGTATTACACCCTCCAGGTTAATGTCACTGAGTTTTATGGGGACTATCGCAATCAAGCAGAAGCGGTTGTTAGCATCGAGTTCTATTTGGTCGTTCTGTCCTCAGGCTCCCAAAATCCCATCTTGATGAACAGCCGTTACACACAGCGCGTTCCTTTAAAGGATAATCGTCCCAATACGCTAGCTAATGGTTTGCAACAAGCGTTTGCGACTATCTTGCAGCGGTTTGAAGCCGATTTGGATGCGGGTACCAAGAACCTGCCAAAACCATTGGTTCAGATGAAGTCAATCAATCAATAA
- a CDS encoding MlaD family protein, with the protein MSQSNPNYFRLGLFVFAGFAAILALILVFGTGQLFKKTTMAETYIEQSITGLDVGAPVRFRGVKVGQVTFIGLSGALYESNEPFPERKEYVVVRMLIDGDEEKLLGPTKQLPKDLRARVKSQGITGVNYVELDYVRDMNNYKSLPYNWKPEYLVIDSLPSQTDIFFSGIRKVLDNLGEMNLAETQKKFDVLLTNLNTIIGGDGKDNSGIAKSVERLNVLLGRIDEVANKAELELLMREVIATTVILRQTLSSMQGDTITSIDNLKQITDQLNDFAKVASRYPSSMVWGEPPPRITLPQTGVQK; encoded by the coding sequence ATGAGTCAATCGAATCCAAATTACTTTCGCTTGGGATTGTTTGTGTTTGCCGGCTTTGCTGCCATTCTTGCCTTGATTTTGGTGTTTGGAACTGGCCAGCTCTTTAAGAAAACAACGATGGCGGAGACTTATATTGAGCAATCAATTACGGGATTAGATGTAGGCGCCCCAGTACGATTTCGGGGGGTGAAAGTGGGGCAAGTAACCTTTATTGGCTTGTCAGGTGCCTTGTATGAGTCCAATGAACCGTTCCCTGAGCGCAAGGAGTATGTCGTAGTGCGGATGCTGATTGATGGTGATGAAGAAAAATTATTAGGACCCACTAAGCAACTACCAAAGGACTTGCGCGCTCGTGTGAAAAGTCAGGGGATTACCGGCGTGAATTATGTCGAGCTCGACTACGTGCGTGATATGAATAACTATAAGTCTCTCCCATATAACTGGAAACCTGAGTATTTGGTGATTGATTCCCTACCTAGTCAGACCGACATTTTTTTCTCAGGAATTCGTAAGGTATTGGATAACTTGGGCGAGATGAATTTAGCAGAAACTCAGAAAAAATTTGATGTGCTGCTGACCAATCTCAACACCATCATTGGTGGCGATGGTAAAGATAATTCCGGGATCGCAAAATCGGTTGAGCGCTTAAATGTATTGCTTGGCAGAATTGATGAGGTCGCTAATAAAGCAGAGCTTGAGCTCTTGATGCGCGAAGTGATTGCGACCACGGTCATTCTTCGTCAAACCTTATCGAGTATGCAAGGCGACACCATTACCTCAATCGATAATCTCAAGCAAATTACCGATCAGTTGAATGATTTTGCCAAAGTGGCTAGCCGATATCCGAGCAGCATGGTTTGGGGAGAGCCCCCACCGCGCATTACCTTGCCCCAAACTGGAGTTCAAAAATGA
- a CDS encoding ABC transporter ATP-binding protein produces the protein MNPIEVKNLTVGYGSKVLLQNLNFSVADGEIFIILGGSGCGKSSLLKNLFGLYQPLAGDVWIEGMNITQAIGQERQDIMTHFGVMYQQGALFGSMTLLENVRLFMEEYTDLSDDEMDLLARCKLDLVGLLPYANYMPNEISGGMQKRAAIARAMALDPKILFLDEPSAGLDPITSADLDQTILDLAKNLGITFVIVSHELASIYAIADRVIMLDKDTKSIIAQGDPRVLRDTSTDPKVHQFFNRVMSKEAA, from the coding sequence ATGAATCCAATTGAGGTCAAAAATCTAACCGTTGGCTATGGCAGCAAGGTGCTGTTACAAAACCTTAATTTCTCGGTAGCCGATGGGGAGATCTTTATTATTCTTGGCGGGTCCGGTTGTGGAAAATCGAGCTTACTTAAAAATCTGTTTGGACTCTATCAACCTCTTGCCGGCGATGTCTGGATTGAAGGGATGAACATTACCCAAGCGATTGGTCAGGAACGCCAAGACATCATGACCCATTTTGGGGTGATGTATCAGCAAGGCGCATTATTTGGTTCGATGACCCTCCTTGAAAACGTCCGACTCTTTATGGAGGAATACACCGACCTCAGCGATGACGAGATGGACTTATTGGCGCGTTGTAAATTAGACCTAGTGGGTTTATTACCCTATGCCAATTACATGCCCAATGAGATTAGCGGAGGAATGCAAAAGCGGGCAGCAATTGCGCGTGCCATGGCTTTAGACCCGAAGATTTTGTTTCTAGATGAACCGTCCGCTGGCCTTGACCCGATTACATCCGCTGATTTAGATCAGACCATTTTGGATTTGGCCAAAAATTTGGGCATCACGTTTGTGATCGTGTCCCACGAGTTAGCCAGTATTTATGCGATTGCGGATCGAGTGATTATGTTAGATAAAGATACTAAAAGTATTATTGCGCAAGGCGATCCTCGTGTCTTACGAGATACCAGTACTGATCCCAAAGTGCATCAATTTTTTAATCGCGTTATGTCGAAGGAAGCAGCATGA
- a CDS encoding ABC transporter permease, whose product MASSTTITSSIPVASWHVSRAIACVTLSGRISADTLGHTWQDVRNRQMQWLGQGAESKTLQINGAAIEYIDGAGLAFIIDLQHAQALHGGAIELQGFSATHQNQLKRFAPFEKLFPKEDAVPDVGVLVKTGKAAVFLWNDIRDIIFFTGQVASELAWAARNPLKVRWQDFASVAVQAGLAAMPIVGLVAFLIGVILSFQSAIGMEKFGAITFVGPLVSLGIFRELGPLITAILLAGRSSAAFAAEIGTMTVNSEVDALVTAGLNPIRFLVLPRVLAGLVVAPILTIYADLVSVFSSSLTMLIYGVPLVNFYEGVLNTVLLEDIFSGLTKATLFGVVVASVGCLRGMQTGTGAAAVGISTTRAVVSSIVMITVVDGIFAYVSYRTGF is encoded by the coding sequence ATGGCTTCATCTACCACCATCACTTCATCAATCCCGGTTGCAAGCTGGCATGTATCCAGAGCGATTGCTTGTGTAACCCTATCGGGCCGAATCAGTGCTGATACCTTGGGGCACACCTGGCAAGACGTTCGCAATCGGCAAATGCAATGGTTAGGGCAGGGGGCCGAAAGTAAAACGCTGCAAATTAATGGTGCAGCCATTGAGTACATTGATGGTGCAGGTTTGGCATTCATCATTGATTTGCAACATGCCCAAGCCTTGCACGGTGGGGCGATCGAACTGCAGGGATTTAGTGCCACCCATCAAAATCAATTAAAACGCTTTGCACCGTTTGAGAAATTATTTCCGAAGGAAGACGCAGTTCCAGATGTGGGAGTGCTAGTTAAGACCGGCAAGGCAGCTGTCTTTTTGTGGAACGATATTCGAGACATTATCTTTTTTACTGGCCAAGTTGCCAGCGAACTCGCTTGGGCTGCACGCAATCCCCTAAAAGTCCGTTGGCAAGATTTTGCCAGCGTTGCCGTACAAGCGGGTCTTGCGGCAATGCCGATTGTTGGATTGGTGGCATTTCTGATTGGTGTGATTTTGTCCTTTCAGTCAGCCATTGGTATGGAAAAGTTTGGAGCCATTACCTTTGTCGGTCCGCTCGTTTCCTTGGGGATCTTTCGGGAGTTGGGACCCTTGATTACTGCCATCCTATTGGCAGGTCGATCCTCTGCCGCCTTTGCAGCTGAAATCGGTACTATGACCGTCAACAGTGAAGTGGATGCCTTAGTAACCGCTGGATTAAACCCCATTCGTTTTTTGGTTCTGCCCCGAGTCTTAGCAGGTTTGGTTGTGGCACCCATCTTGACCATTTATGCCGACTTAGTTAGCGTCTTTTCATCCTCGCTCACCATGTTGATCTATGGCGTACCTTTGGTGAACTTTTATGAAGGTGTGCTCAATACTGTGCTACTGGAGGATATTTTTTCTGGATTAACCAAGGCCACCCTATTTGGTGTCGTGGTCGCGAGTGTGGGTTGCTTGCGGGGCATGCAAACGGGCACTGGAGCAGCCGCAGTGGGTATCTCGACCACGCGCGCAGTAGTAAGTAGCATTGTGATGATTACAGTGGTGGATGGTATTTTTGCCTATGTCTCATACCGAACAGGTTTCTAA
- the greB gene encoding transcription elongation factor GreB, whose protein sequence is MDTKNYITPAGHEALKTELLQLLDQERPQIVQVVHWAASNGDRSENGDYIYGKKRLREIDRRIRFLNQRLENAVVVNNQERIANGGDPEQIFFGATVVYSDGDGVDTQIRIVGIDEVDLEKGYVSWISPIAKALIKAKVGDTVRIQTPAGAKEIDILDVRYEDY, encoded by the coding sequence ATGGATACGAAGAACTACATCACACCGGCTGGGCATGAGGCTTTAAAAACCGAGCTTTTGCAGCTTTTGGACCAAGAGCGCCCACAAATTGTGCAGGTGGTGCATTGGGCAGCATCCAACGGGGATCGCTCTGAAAACGGTGATTACATTTACGGCAAGAAGCGTTTACGTGAGATCGATCGGCGCATTCGCTTCCTCAATCAACGTCTTGAGAATGCTGTGGTGGTCAATAACCAAGAACGTATTGCAAATGGCGGCGATCCCGAGCAGATCTTCTTTGGAGCAACCGTTGTTTATAGTGATGGTGACGGGGTTGATACCCAAATTCGGATTGTTGGCATCGATGAGGTCGATCTTGAGAAAGGCTATGTGAGCTGGATCTCGCCAATTGCGAAAGCACTAATCAAGGCCAAAGTAGGCGATACGGTCCGCATTCAAACGCCAGCAGGTGCCAAAGAAATTGATATTCTGGATGTGCGTTACGAGGACTACTAA